The DNA region TCAGTTCCTCAAGGACCGTGTTCTTGACTCGCCGCTTTTGAATGACAACCTTGTTTCATCAAACGGACAGATCGCTGCATTCCTCCTTGAACTGGAAGATAGTGCCAACAATCATCCAGACAGGGAAGCGATTATGAATAAGATTGGAACAATTACGAACGATTCTGACTGGAGTTGGTACGAAGCCGGTATCCCAGTTTTGAGAACAAGGTATGTACAATACATGCTCGGTGATTTTGTGCGATTTTTCATCCCAGTCACAATTGTACTGTTAGTGGTTCTTTTTGCTCTTTTCCGAACAATAAGAGGGACATTATTGCCAATTCTAGCTGTACTCATGGCAGACTTCTGGGTTATGGGAATCATGGGCGCTATGGGATTTACTATAAACATCGTTACTTACATCATACCCACACTTGTATTGATCGTGGGTGTGGCCGATTCCATACATATCCTGGTAAAGTTCAACCAGGAGTTAAACTATGGCAGGGATAAACGTGTAGCGGTAAAACTTACCATCCAGAAAATAGGCGCAGCTATTCTGCTCACAAGCCTCACAACGGCAGTGGGCTTTCTAGCGCTTTTGAGTACCAATATCACCATGATCCGTGAATTCGGCGGCATGGTAGCAGTAGGTGTGATACTGGCTTTCTTGGTCTCCATAACATTTATCCCCGCTATGCTAATGATTCTTAAAACTCCGCAAAAAAGCAGTTTTGAGAAAATGACTAAAGGTTTTAGACACCGTTTACTCGAAAAGATTGTTGTCATCAATAACAGCCATTATAAAGTCATAGTGGTGAGCTCTCTTTTCATGGTAGCCCTTTTCATATTTTATGCCATGAAAGTTGATCAGCATTCATCTCTCATGGAAGATCTGACTAAAGGCAACCAGCTTTACGATGACATGACATTCATGGAAAAGCGAATGGGCTCTGTTTTACCGTTTGAGGTCATTGTCAGCGTTCGAGATAACGGTCAATTGGTGGAAGGTGGAATTAAGAATCCTAAGGTACTGAAAGCCATTGAAACCTTACAAAAGAAACTCGACTCAATTCCAGAGATAGGAAAAATACTTTCAGTAATTGATTACCTCAGTGAAATGAATATGGCCTTTCATGAGGGTGATAAGGCATTTAGAACAATACCGGCCAGCCGTGAATTGGTTGCTCAGTATATGTTCCTCCATGAGGAAGAGTTTGAAACGTTAACCAACTTTGATTATTCCGGTACACGCCTGGCAGGAAGG from Candidatus Neomarinimicrobiota bacterium includes:
- a CDS encoding RND family transporter, whose protein sequence is MKANLDRLITFQLDHPWRILIVLIVITVAAVTSASRVQFDFTIENLFPENDPEVDAYLEFREEFEREDDLISLAYDSGDPFSYENLVKTRELTETFSQVEGISEVTSLINVELFEPGTDIVMLPVYESIPISVDSLQFLKDRVLDSPLLNDNLVSSNGQIAAFLLELEDSANNHPDREAIMNKIGTITNDSDWSWYEAGIPVLRTRYVQYMLGDFVRFFIPVTIVLLVVLFALFRTIRGTLLPILAVLMADFWVMGIMGAMGFTINIVTYIIPTLVLIVGVADSIHILVKFNQELNYGRDKRVAVKLTIQKIGAAILLTSLTTAVGFLALLSTNITMIREFGGMVAVGVILAFLVSITFIPAMLMILKTPQKSSFEKMTKGFRHRLLEKIVVINNSHYKVIVVSSLFMVALFIFYAMKVDQHSSLMEDLTKGNQLYDDMTFMEKRMGSVLPFEVIVSVRDNGQLVEGGIKNPKVLKAIETLQKKLDSIPEIGKILSVIDYLSEMNMAFHEGDKAFRTIPASRELVAQYMFLHEEEFETLTNFDYSGTRLAGRIEDIDSRRAEEIIDEVMLWCQENLEENLDVKLTGTTLMALRINQYLVKNLVVSFLIAFGVIFISMGFLFRSIKLASLSMLPNFIPLLLMASVMGFFHIKLRPTTAMTFAIAFGIAVDDTIHYLVRFRQELFANGGKFREANELTLLTTGKAIISTSIILSAGFLIMVTSNFLPSRDFGFLSAVTMLGALLGDLFLLPAMLTLVRPKIPKVHTESNDL